The DNA sequence CAGCTTATCCGACCTATATAAAGACAGGTTCCTTCCGATAATTGAAATTGGCTGTTCCTATACTCAATTGCACCGTTTGTTGTGCGAACTTTGAAATGGTCGATCAGGTCGTTCTAAGCATTGGTGAAGTCCGGAGAACTAGAGGTCTGATCTTTATGTTCTATTGGTTGGGCCTTTCCACTGCTTGGTCAGATCGGGTGGCCCAAGCTCCTTTCTATATCCCTTGTATACGTGCCAAGATCTAATGAGtcctatattttatatattatcatttaataatttataaaaaaaattattattcaatttattttgttattggtcataaaaactaaatagtatgaatacataaatttatatatacttaGATAATAtgtatagttaaaattatagaattaaataatataaatatttaaaatagattgatagaattttttacaaaataattaaagtttgattttataagattaaaaaaaaaacattttaactgtgtgaatttcaaataaaaatgaagtaatgaatttttttaaaatttagagatttaataataatttttcttacaAAATTTACCGAAATGCTctagataatttaaaatttttgggtGGCTCTAACGTAGGTCCGTCAATGATACTAAACTATAATATGATACATTCTATTTCTCGAgagaataatatatttaagcgttcgaataaattattataatttatttatgtacATCCCTTGAAAGGGTGGGAGGAATCCATGGTTTTAGTTAGTGAGAGTCGTCCCACACCTGAAACAAAGCAGGAGGTGACCAGGTGGAGCGGCAGCAAAAAGAGGTCCTGAACCTCAGATGAAGGaatgagagttgagagaaaactCTCTGGACTGAACTAGAGAGAGTTGGGAACTCCTGAATCTCGCACATTCTATTGATGTTGATGTCTCTCAACCTGCTAagactttagttgatgggagtCCAAACCCGCTTACGATCAATTAGTCCTCGGATGGTTTTCTGCTCTATGTCTGAAATCTTATTGCAATAGATTATAATCAGTCTCCACACTGCCCCTAAAGCTTGGCAGAAATTGTCTTCCACCTTTTGCTTTGGGTTCTAGAACTCAAATGTAACAGTTGAGAAAGCAATTGAAGCATCGTTGATCAGTTAGCTGCTCTTGCAGTGTCCCATTATTGAAGAAGTGCTTGTCAGTTTACTTTAGAAGGCCTTGGTTCCATGTACGTCCTTGCTATTTATTGCTTAGTGAGGAATCTCCGTCAAAGTTTGAATCTCAGACGGTGGATATCTGTTCCACCCGCTGCCCAGTTGGCTACCACGTCTCCATCTACTCGCGGTTCTCGATCAAACAGATGCGTGAGGTCGTGGCAAATGCTTCGCCTTTGACCACTACTGTTTGCTGTAATTGTGAAGGATTTACGCATCTTGCTAGGCAGTGTCCCGCTCCTCAATCTGTTGTCCAGCACTCAAATTAGAACAATAATCCAAAACCTTATTCCAACTTTGCCTCTAAATCTACCACGCAAATGCAGCCATGGGCCATTGATTCGGGTATAAGATTTTTACCAACTGCTCACAATGGCAACACCAATCCCACCACCTATCGTGGTCTCATGGATCCCCCagttattaataataatgcTTTTCACAATGGATAATAAAAGAATGGATAATATTCTTAATAACCCCGTATAATCTACTTTCTCTTTTTTGctccaatttattttaattcaatttttttctattaattttttttttatattttatcaaaattcatttaaaatcttttcttacaaaataaaataaatcatgttaaatttttaacacctgaatatgaattttaaatttgccCAGCGATTTTACACAATACGAACCGATACTCAAATTACCATCTCCATGTGGAACTGTGGATGGGATTATTATCCCTTGATATTTACAATATCGGTATTATAAGTTAAAAAGGAATACAGGGAAAAAAAATCCTGACTACACTTTAATGAATGCCCTCGCTATTTATacatcatatatattttttaacccTATTTCCTATTTCTAGTGTGTCGACCACTTTCCTAAAACTCTTAGAATTCTAAGGATACAAAACAAGAACAAAAAGGCAACTCCTAAGTGTAGAATGTTTTTTGACATATATAAAATCATGACTGCCAGAAGAGCTCAAAATCGTTACTGTACAGTGATCGGTCTTGAATCTCCAAATTTGCAACATGCCAATTAATGAGTTGCGATTGTAAAATTTTACAAACCACCAGTCCAACTGGAAATATCCACCATTCGCTTTCATCCCTGCACCACCAACCACCAGTGAAATAAATAGGTTGCTTATCTACACTAATGTTGGTTTTCCAAAATTCACAACTTTCTTGAAAGCAGCTAAAGAATAAACTCACATGCTGATATTCCACGGCTGAAACGGAAACTTTTTACTTGACGACGATTGGTTGCGATAGTGAACAAATCCACAAAGAAAAGCAACGACCTAGCAGAAGGACAAGGGAAAAtggttcaattcaaaaggcaaaaaaataaatcacaatTTTTTGACATATAACTACATGAACAATAATTTGATAACTTGTTTGACGCAATACATGGATAGAGCATGTCTAAACTGTAAAACAGCAACTTACAACATTAATCATGGACGTAATATTCCACAAAGCATAGATACGTGCAAGACCAGCAGAACGCCTCGGCCCATGACTGAATAAAGCATTGATTCCAGCAGGAAATGGCAGAAGAATACCAAGGGGtaaaataaacaaaacaagaaagACGTCTACCAATGAAATTGAATACAACTGGAGCAAAGTAAGCAGTACTAAACTAAAATCTCCTAGAAGTAGCATTGAGATGACCAAACCAACAAGATCCTACAAGAACGAAATAAAAAATGCATGAGAGAGATTAAATTGCTAGTATACTTCCAACTACAAAATTAGTAATAAACTAATAAGCTCATAATGCTTTGAGAGATACCTGGTGGCCAACAGGTTTAGTATTATGAAGTATGAAAGAGAGAAGACAAAATATATCTCTCTTCTCTACAAGCATTTGTAAAGTGTTAGAATCCATACTCCCCCCATAACTCTTTTTCCGCCTCATAATACTTCCACTGTTTCTGGGGCCTTCGCTTGATAGTGTATCTACTCTTAAATGACCAGATGGATTTCCTCTCTGGGCACCCTTCATACTGATAAACAAGGGGTAGAAGAAAATCAGGCCAAATTCCAACGAACATCAAATATATGTGCACATGCATATGCATAAATGTCTATAAATATAGGTACCATACTTGATGGACATACAAGACTGGTGGTGACTATTTACGAGGCCAAAAACAAAAAGCGTAACAGACTAAATGGCAACTATACTTGAGTACACATGAAAAACCATTACCGTGACTCTTGTTCAGTTTGCTTACTGCCATCAATGCGTTCCACAGCTTCTCCTTCTGCAGCATGAACCAAGAGTCCATACTGGCAATAACCACAAGCTGTAGCCTGAAACCATGCAAGATCAACATGTATTCCATGGATTCTCAAAGCAGGATTAGCATGAGTTTCAAGCCATCTAATGACAGATTGAAACGTTACTCTTAGCCGCCCACGACGAACTAGGCGCAGTTGTGCATTCAAACCAGCCACCATTCGGTACCAAGTGGTAGGAGGGACCATCTGTATGCcagaagaaaaattaaattaatattatttagcaACATATGACGTTGGTAAAGTTGAATATTTTGCTGTTATAAGTCCTAAAAAATAGGGCAGGCCTAAGTCACACCCAAAAGTCAGCTCAAGGGGGGAGAGCACGCAAGGCTCTATAAGGGACACATTACCTCTTTAAGTCCAAATCAATATTGGAATTTAACAGTAAGAAAATAGACCTCAGCCTAACTCATCTCTAAAACCTAGCTCAAGAGAAAAAGGATTGCCCGAATTTTTATAAAGGGTAAATTACATGCAACACCTAGCTGAAGTGGGATAATATACCCACCTCACACTAGGATAACACATGGTGTGTGAAACACTCATGCAAGACTACACACTCCAATACCATGATAAGCAAGCCTAGTTCACAATCAAAAGCTAGTTCAAGGGAGAGGCACATCACCCATGTGCCTAAAGGATATGGGATACTTAACATCCCTAAACTTTAAGCTGGAATATAAAACAAACTTGAGTGAAATCAGATAACAAACCTGGCTCATAAGGCTAGTAAGAATATTATCACTTTGAATTGAGAAAGGAGCCATGTAACTTCCATCACCTCCAAAAATTATAGACATTGGAAATCGTTGATGCAAGCGAGGAGGAAGATTTGTTCTCTTCTCATCTCCGCCAAGGAAGAAGTCCAAATATCCAAGCATCAAGTCAGGAGTTGCAGCTACCTACAGTAATAAAAAGACAAGAATTTCAAGCTCGTCATACATGTCTAAATATCATAGTCCTTTGCCACATCACAAGGTTTTAGTTTTTGTAGAGATGCATACAGAATCATCACCATCTTAATctctaataaaatttcatatgtACAGCAATTAAAATTACCATCCAcaaattactattattttatttacaggAAAGACAACAGTCAAAACACGATGGCTGGGACATCatgcaataaaatttaaagtggtACTAAACatggaaaaagataaaaataaaataacatggCTCAATACAGGCAAGCAACCATAAAAGCTcactaaaaaaaattagctTTTGAAACTTACCCAAAcacagaaaaagaagaaagaaataaaagatgAATATGTTCTAGGAAACAGAGATAGATTCACATAGCTAATCCAATTCAATCCACTTAGAATAAAAACAATTTACTTGTGATCAGATAAGTGATGAAATATGAGATACCAATCATTTTCTCGTATACAAGCATTTAATATTCTTGTGTTTATCATCAAAACAAAGGATCTTGCTTATACTAATACGAATCAACAACAAAGACACTTGACATATCAtgcacataaaaatatttaaagacaCCTACAAGGGGAAAAAGGAAGAGCAAAGGAGGCAGAAAATTCTACAACCTGGACGCGAAcaacaattaatttattatgaacAACATAAATGTTGGGACTGAGAAGAAAAAGGACAACCATGCCACAAGCATTCAGTTAAACACAACCTAAAAAACCAGACCAAATGCTTAAAGAATACAAACCTTAAGCCCTTCATAAAGAGCTCGTGAACGACAAGAACGTAAACAAGCATGATCATACTCTGATCGAACAAACTCACGCAATCTTTGCAATTTGATTCTCCGGCGCCATTGTTGCCATGACCATGCAAGGGGATACAACAGAACAGAAAGAATACTGTATATTGCACCTTCCCACCATTGATAAGCAGTTATAGAATTAATCTCATCCACAAATGTATTGTATGCACTCTCATATCTGcatgttaaaataaataacaaaaacatTAGCTTGACAATAATGGAATATTATCAAAATCCAAAAGTGGAACAAAAGATGATCACAGATAGCTATGATAGAACCAGTCCAACCAACAACGAAAGGTACAACTTAcacaatttcatttatttcctGGGGAGGAGTATGTGGAAGATGCCAAGGTTCACTAAAAGTATTAGGGCCCATAAAATACATCCTGTGAACGTGGCTCTGAGACTCCTCAGCTCTATTTGTTTCCAAAACCTGAAAAGTGAAGGGTAACCACTAACCATTGAACATAACAAAGAGACAAATAATTCTCCCCTCTGAAAAATACAAAAAGCACAAGGAgaaacaaaatcttcaaaagattGGTATTTAATAGAATTctcaaattttagaaattagtaTGCCAAAAAAACATGGATGGAACCTCATTCAATGACTCCAAGAAAGGGAATGAGTGATCAATTTGAGAGCCATGTTGAGTGGGTGTTGGGCCTGGTAGTTCATCAACACCAACAAACTTCATCCGTGCAACACTAAGTACCAGGGCTAAGAGGATTAGAAGACCCACGAGAAGAAGACAAAATAACCATGGACCGCCAAAAGTGTAAATCAACTCTTCCAGGGCTGTATAACAATGTGGCATATGAAATCTGTCTGAGATGCATTTGTAGGGACAAGGTGTTTCAGCAATACCACCTGTTTAAAAAGGACAGaaatgattagtaattaattcaTAGGACTCACATTTTTCAACATTATATTACAAAACAAACAAATATGCTTGTGCTTAACTGCCTATTCATATTGTGCATTTAACATCAACATATCATTGGCTCGAGTATCCACCTATCTTAAGATTATTTGTCCATTTCAGAAAAATCAACTTTTTGACAAGACATTTTATATTGCATTCACAGTTAAATTCAGATTGTGGTAGCCGTCATGACTATATAGCATATACACCATATAAATGCTAGTTTGAGATATCAATATACTCTTTATACACAAAAATGTACTTAATAGTTACTACTTAGTAGGCTGTTAACTTCTATAGATAACTGATTTCAGAGAGGCATTAGTCAAAGTGTGTTTGGCTCTCAAACAAGCACCTCAGTTTAGTATTAACATGATTTACAACCAGCAAGTTCACAATACCTCGGACAGGAATATAAATAGCACGATGGGGAAGGTCATTGAGAGGACAGGGACGGCAAAGAGCTCTATCAGACCCAGTAACATTTTTGTAAGTGCCAGCTGGACATTCCTGAAGATGCCAATAAATAAACAATATGAATGAATTATATAAACTTTAATAAGGCTAAACAGACACTAAAGAGTTAATGCACTTAGTATTAGCAAAATGTCAGCAACTATCACCAAAATAATCATGACACCAGCTTCCCTACCTAGCCACTGTCTTCACCATTCACTGCCTCAATCTTAAGGCTTAGAAATGTTGAAACCCTAGAGGTTTTCTGAGGCCAGAAATTCCTTTATAGATAAGCAGAGTTACTGTTTTAGTTTATTTGGGATTAGGTGAGGACTACTGAAGGGAAGGGCTATGGAAAGGTAAATGAATTGTGAACTACAACTTGCAAAATAATTTCAGCACTGCAGGATAAGCACAGGGGAGCATAGAGAGTAAAATATCACACGCTTTCAGCCACAGTCTATTCAATGATAGAACACTTAAAAAGTCCTTGATATGCATATAAGCAAAAACAAGGCATTGTAATAAATAACTACAGGGAGCACCAAGAAATTGCAATTCTACCTTGCAAAATACTCCATACAGCCCTTTTGGGCAAGCTTTCCCAGTAACTGTTCCATTTTCTCCAGCATGACCTTCACCTCtacccatccctcctctgtaaTATCAATAAGAACAAAATACATTGGAGTCAACTACAATTTGCGTTGCTAGTACAAACCTAACACAGCATTCACCAAACAAATGAAACACACAACACCAGGTATTATGATAAGGCAACTACTCTTCCAAACAGCTCATTCAAAATAAAAGAACCGCCCTACTGGTAAACAGCAAAAAGCAAGGAGATTATCAAATCGTATTACTTGCATGGGAAAAACATACTCCAGAAAGAGCAAGTATTTGTTAGATAGCATAACAATCTATAACACTCCAGTAGGACAACGCATGAAACCCAAATTAAGTGAAGCACCATGCAGCAATGTTGTAGGACGATCGTCCTCTGTTCTCAACAATATCTTCAAAAAGATTATATGAAGGCAAAAGCACCACATAGTACTCTTCCCCAGGTTATGCATACCCAAACCCAGACCCCATATCTAATAATAATCACATGCTACACTATCTTCAATATCACTCTCTATTCTCAACAATATCTTCGAAAAATATCATGAAGGCAAAAGCACCACATAGTACTCTTCCCAAACCCAAACCCATCCTCATATCTAATATAATCAAATGCTACACTGCCCCctcccccccaaaaaaaaaaattgtgccaTACAGATTTTCTAATTAAGGCATTTGGAGAGATTTGTTCACCCAATATTTCTGAGCGTTTCTCAAATACAATACTGCATCATGTCATTATTAATTCCCCATTATTTTTCAGAGATCTTCACTATTACTTAGAACCTACATCCTTGTAAATTTTTAATGCAGGTCCTTAAACATGAGAATGCTTCTGAAATATAATAATGACTGGTAAAAATATTTAGCATACCCAAGTTGAAAagtgaagaaaatgaaagataGACCAAGGATGCCAGGAGGCAAAGCTGGTTAGAAGGATTTAGCAAGTTTGCAACAGACCATCTTCTATACAACCTGACTATACTATAGAATGAATGACCAGATATATTAACTATACACATCATTGCAGAGAACAATCTTGGCTAGTATCAGAAAATTCTAATGAAATCTTTACCTTTCGACTCTTCACTGGGAAAAATGATCAAGTAAAAATCAATGTTTTAAGCTACCCAGACTATAATAAACCCCTTTTCTTGTCAATCACAATATAAAAAGATCTAGAAAATGtgccaaaagaaaagaaaaagacatgCTTTCATGCAAAATTTAAAACcacaaaaaaattatcaaagatAATTTGGATAATTAGATGAAATACAAACCCAGTGTTGATGATTCCTTTTACACTAGCAATGGGCTGGTACACATCTCCAGTAGGAATGTCTGACCAATGAAAGTGAATCCTTCCaccacctcctccaccagccCCATTTGGACTACCATAGCCCCCACCACTTGAAAGGACAGCAGACTCACTAAGATCTAGTGTATGCAGAAACAACAGTATACTTCCTCCAGAACCACCCGCAGGCCCTCTGGTGATATCATTTCTAACATTGAACTCTCCCTGTTTGATAATTCCTTTGGAACTTTCTCCATCAGATCTGACTGAGCCTTCAACAGTCAAACTTGACAAGGGATGCTCCAATGAACCCATTACTGTTCATAGAAGtggatagagaaaaaaaaaaagtgaaggtAGCTATTAGCTCACAAATACATTAGTATAGTGACATAAAGCATGCCCAACTCCATAACATACAATTGGATAAATAAAGAATGGTAAGTGAAAAAACAATGAATTAGCAAGATAGCATTAAAGAAACAGATACAAATTACAACAGAACATAAAAGACTACGCATCCAAAATAGAAGCTAAAGAGAGCTAACAATAATGAAGTTCTAGATTGGTCAATTGAGACAGCAGATAAGCTTACCTATCACACCACCGCCTGCAGTTGAACTGGATGGGTTTTCACCTCCACTGCCACTACCAAGTTCACAAGGTAACTCCGCATTCCCATATGAAATACCACCCTCAACACAACTACCGTTGTAACATCCAAGCCCACCTTTACCACCATGGCCGCCACCACTGCCAACACCATTTTCTAAAACCTGACCTCTACCCACTCCACCTGTGCAGCCTGCATGAACATAAACATGTTTATTTGTATTTCCATCTAAACTAATAATTCTAAAATAAGAATGCAAACTTGTCTATGATAATGTATGCATTATATCTTTATCAACCATCCAAGCTAATCGTTTAATTCATGCATGGGCACATGTAATATCCGAGGGTGTAAGCATagaagagagagatagagagagaaatGTCAATGAGagattattgtaaaataatcTTGTAGAACATACCCATCCCAGATGCACTAATTGTTCCAGAAGATGGGACAGATACAGTTCTTGCGCGATGGAAATGGACAACAGCTCCCTTTATGAGTCCTTCAACAGTGATATCCTCCACCCGACATATCTGAATTCGAAAATTCagttaaataaactgaaataagtaTATCAACTATATAACTAGCAACCGCTGTGCTATGATCACCTGAAGAGTAAAAGACAAAGATGAGTTCACATTGCAATCTTCAGGAGGATGAATTAGTTCAATAGGACAATCTTCACGTTCACAATACAGCCTTGGTGTCCTACAATAGTAGTAGTAGTAAAAAAAGGCATTtgagataaaataaaagataaggacaaaagaaaaatcaacaaaaccGGAACTTACACTGCGTCACTTGATGCATTCTTCAGAGGACCACGTAAAACAGATCCAGGACCAACCTTCAGGCACATCAGAATAAATTAATAGAGAAAATAAAGGGTAGGAATATAACCTTACTATGTCTGCAGGAGAATTCATAACAATATTCAACAGCCTCCATCAACTGAATGGATCTTAACCAAATAATATCATAAGATATTCCTATCACTTCAAACTACTATGGTGGTTGAGACCCAATGCACCATGAAAGTGTCCTGGGTTCAAACCCCTGCCACAACCATATAACCTACCATGAGAGGAAGAAAAAATATCGAAAAGTTGCACAACTTGCaaacattaataaaatatatactaaTATATGAATAAAGA is a window from the Manihot esculenta cultivar AM560-2 chromosome 16, M.esculenta_v8, whole genome shotgun sequence genome containing:
- the LOC110603588 gene encoding uncharacterized protein LOC110603588 isoform X1, whose translation is MARFHSFTPYHFAIIITTLILNNNLVLSHSREDYLSIIDSDSYLFHQDYSPPSPPPPPPHPPSVSCADDLGGIGSLDTTCQIVSNVNLTRDVYIEGKGNFYIHPGVSFNCPSAGCSININITGNFTLSSNASIVTGSFELLAHNSNFLDGTSVNTTGLAGKPPPQTSGTPQGIDGAGGGHGGRGACCLVGDKKLPEDVWGGDAYSWSSLQKPTSYGSRGASTSKEVNYGGGGGGKVKLKVRDYVVVDGYILADGGDGGTKGGGGSGGSIWMKAYKMTGSGRISACGGSGFAGGGGGRVSVDIFSRHDEPQIFVHGGNSRGCPQNAGAAGTLYDAVPKSLTINNHNMSTDTETLLLDFPYQPLWTNVYLRNHARATVPLLWSRVQVQGQISLLCGGVLSFGLAHYASSEFELFAEELLMSDSVIKVYGALRMTVKIFLMWNSNMIVDGGEDATVATSWLEASNLIVLRESSVIQSNANLGVHGQGLLNLSGPGDSIEAQRLVLSLFYSIHVGPGSVLRGPLKNASSDAVTPRLYCEREDCPIELIHPPEDCNVNSSLSFTLQICRVEDITVEGLIKGAVVHFHRARTVSVPSSGTISASGMGCTGGVGRGQVLENGVGSGGGHGGKGGLGCYNGSCVEGGISYGNAELPCELGSGSGGENPSSSTAGGGVIVMGSLEHPLSSLTVEGSVRSDGESSKGIIKQGEFNVRNDITRGPAGGSGGSILLFLHTLDLSESAVLSSGGGYGSPNGAGGGGGGRIHFHWSDIPTGDVYQPIASVKGIINTGGGMGRGEGHAGENGTVTGKACPKGLYGVFCKECPAGTYKNVTGSDRALCRPCPLNDLPHRAIYIPVRGGIAETPCPYKCISDRFHMPHCYTALEELIYTFGGPWLFCLLLVGLLILLALVLSVARMKFVGVDELPGPTPTQHGSQIDHSFPFLESLNEVLETNRAEESQSHVHRMYFMGPNTFSEPWHLPHTPPQEINEIVYESAYNTFVDEINSITAYQWWEGAIYSILSVLLYPLAWSWQQWRRRIKLQRLREFVRSEYDHACLRSCRSRALYEGLKVAATPDLMLGYLDFFLGGDEKRTNLPPRLHQRFPMSIIFGGDGSYMAPFSIQSDNILTSLMSQMVPPTTWYRMVAGLNAQLRLVRRGRLRVTFQSVIRWLETHANPALRIHGIHVDLAWFQATACGYCQYGLLVHAAEGEAVERIDGSKQTEQESRMKGAQRGNPSGHLRVDTLSSEGPRNSGSIMRRKKSYGGSMDSNTLQMLVEKRDIFCLLSFILHNTKPVGHQDLVGLVISMLLLGDFSLVLLTLLQLYSISLVDVFLVLFILPLGILLPFPAGINALFSHGPRRSAGLARIYALWNITSMINVVVAFLCGFVHYRNQSSSSKKFPFQPWNISMDESEWWIFPVGLVVCKILQSQLINWHVANLEIQDRSLYSNDFELFWQS
- the LOC110603588 gene encoding uncharacterized protein LOC110603588 isoform X3, giving the protein MARFHSFTPYHFAIIITTLILNNNLVLSHSREDYLSIIDSDSYLFHQDYSPPSPPPPPPHPPSVSCADDLGGIGSLDTTCQIVSNVNLTRDVYIEGKGNFYIHPGVSFNCPSAGCSININITGNFTLSSNASIVTGSFELLAHNSNFLDGTSVNTTGLAGKPPPQTSGTPQGIDGAGGGHGGRGACCLVGDKKLPEDVWGGDAYSWSSLQKPTSYGSRGASTSKEVNYGGGGGGKVKLKVRDYVVVDGYILADGGDGGTKGGGGSGGSIWMKAYKMTGSGRISACGGSGFAGGGGGRVSVDIFSRHDEPQIFVHGGNSRGCPQNAGAAGTLYDAVPKSLTINNHNMSTDTETLLLDFPYQPLWTNVYLRNHARATVPLLWSRVQVQGQISLLCGGVLSFGLAHYASSEFELFAEELLMSDSVIKVYGALRMTVKIFLMWNSNMIVDGGEDATVATSWLEASNLIVLRESSVIQSNANLGVHGQGLLNLSGPGDSIEAQRLVLSLFYSIHVGPGSVLRGPLKNASSDAVTPRLYCEREDCPIELIHPPEDCNVNSSLSFTLQICRVEDITVEGLIKGAVVHFHRARTVSVPSSGTISASGMGCTGGVGRGQVLENGVGSGGGHGGKGGLGCYNGSCVEGGISYGNAELPCELGSGSGGENPSSSTAGGGVIVMGSLEHPLSSLTVEGSVRSDGESSKGIIKQGEFNVRNDITRGPAGGSGGSILLFLHTLDLSESAVLSSGGGYGSPNGAGGGGGGRIHFHWSDIPTGDVYQPIASVKGIINTGGGMGRGEGHAGENGTVTGKACPKGLYGVFCKECPAGTYKNVTGSDRALCRPCPLNDLPHRAIYIPVRGGIAETPCPYKCISDRFHMPHCYTALEELIYTFGGPWLFCLLLVGLLILLALVLSVARMKFVGVDELPGPTPTQHGSQIDHSFPFLESLNEVLETNRAEESQSHVHRMYFMGPNTFSEPWHLPHTPPQEINEIVYESAYNTFVDEINSITAYQWWEGAIYSILSVLLYPLAWSWQQWRRRIKLQRLREFVRSEYDHACLRSCRSRALYEGLKVAATPDLMLGYLDFFLGGDEKRTNLPPRLHQRFPMSIIFGGDGSYMAPFSIQSDNILTSLMSQMVPPTTWYRMVAGLNAQLRLVRRGRLRATACGYCQYGLLVHAAEGEAVERIDGSKQTEQESRMKGAQRGNPSGHLRVDTLSSEGPRNSGSIMRRKKSYGGSMDSNTLQMLVEKRDIFCLLSFILHNTKPVGHQDLVGLVISMLLLGDFSLVLLTLLQLYSISLVDVFLVLFILPLGILLPFPAGINALFSHGPRRSAGLARIYALWNITSMINVVVAFLCGFVHYRNQSSSSKKFPFQPWNISMDESEWWIFPVGLVVCKILQSQLINWHVANLEIQDRSLYSNDFELFWQS
- the LOC110603588 gene encoding uncharacterized protein LOC110603588 isoform X2, with the translated sequence MARFHSFTPYHFAIIITTLILNNNLVLSHSREDYLSIIDSDSYLFHQDYSPPSPPPPPPHPPSVSCADDLGGIGSLDTTCQIVSNVNLTRDVYIEGKGNFYIHPGVSFNCPSAGCSININITGNFTLSSNASIVTGSFELLAHNSNFLDGTSVNTTGLAGKPPPQTSGTPQGIDGAGGGHGGRGACCLVGDKKLPEDVWGGDAYSWSSLQKPTSYGSRGASTSKEVNYGGGGGGKVKLKVRDYVVVDGYILADGGDGGTKGGGGSGGSIWMKAYKMTGSGRISACGGSGFAGGGGGRVSVDIFSRHDEPQIFVHGGNSRGCPQNADTETLLLDFPYQPLWTNVYLRNHARATVPLLWSRVQVQGQISLLCGGVLSFGLAHYASSEFELFAEELLMSDSVIKVYGALRMTVKIFLMWNSNMIVDGGEDATVATSWLEASNLIVLRESSVIQSNANLGVHGQGLLNLSGPGDSIEAQRLVLSLFYSIHVGPGSVLRGPLKNASSDAVTPRLYCEREDCPIELIHPPEDCNVNSSLSFTLQICRVEDITVEGLIKGAVVHFHRARTVSVPSSGTISASGMGCTGGVGRGQVLENGVGSGGGHGGKGGLGCYNGSCVEGGISYGNAELPCELGSGSGGENPSSSTAGGGVIVMGSLEHPLSSLTVEGSVRSDGESSKGIIKQGEFNVRNDITRGPAGGSGGSILLFLHTLDLSESAVLSSGGGYGSPNGAGGGGGGRIHFHWSDIPTGDVYQPIASVKGIINTGGGMGRGEGHAGENGTVTGKACPKGLYGVFCKECPAGTYKNVTGSDRALCRPCPLNDLPHRAIYIPVRGGIAETPCPYKCISDRFHMPHCYTALEELIYTFGGPWLFCLLLVGLLILLALVLSVARMKFVGVDELPGPTPTQHGSQIDHSFPFLESLNEVLETNRAEESQSHVHRMYFMGPNTFSEPWHLPHTPPQEINEIVYESAYNTFVDEINSITAYQWWEGAIYSILSVLLYPLAWSWQQWRRRIKLQRLREFVRSEYDHACLRSCRSRALYEGLKVAATPDLMLGYLDFFLGGDEKRTNLPPRLHQRFPMSIIFGGDGSYMAPFSIQSDNILTSLMSQMVPPTTWYRMVAGLNAQLRLVRRGRLRVTFQSVIRWLETHANPALRIHGIHVDLAWFQATACGYCQYGLLVHAAEGEAVERIDGSKQTEQESRMKGAQRGNPSGHLRVDTLSSEGPRNSGSIMRRKKSYGGSMDSNTLQMLVEKRDIFCLLSFILHNTKPVGHQDLVGLVISMLLLGDFSLVLLTLLQLYSISLVDVFLVLFILPLGILLPFPAGINALFSHGPRRSAGLARIYALWNITSMINVVVAFLCGFVHYRNQSSSSKKFPFQPWNISMDESEWWIFPVGLVVCKILQSQLINWHVANLEIQDRSLYSNDFELFWQS